A portion of the Fusobacterium nucleatum genome contains these proteins:
- the rpoB gene encoding DNA-directed RNA polymerase subunit beta, with the protein MQKLIERLDFGKIKARGEMPHFLEFQLNSYEDFLQTNMSPNKREEKGFELAFKEIFPIESSNGDVRLEYIGYELHEAEAPLNDELECKKRGKTYSNSLKVRLRLINKKMGNEIQESLVYFGEVPKMTDRATFIINGAERVVVSQLHRSPGVSFSKEVNTQTGKDLFSGKIIPYKGTWLEFETDKNDFLSVKIDRKKKVLATVFLKAVDFFKDNNEIRDYFLEVKELKLKALYKKYSKEPEELLNVLKQELDGSIVKEDILDEETGEFIAEAEAFINEEVINKLIENKVDKISYWYVGPESKLVANTLMNDTTLTEDEAVVEVFKKLRPGDQVTVDSARSLIRQMFFNPQRYDLEPVGRYKMNKRLKLDVPEEQISLTKEDVLGTIKYVIELNNGEQNVHTDDIDNLSNRRIRGVGELLLMQIKTGLAKMNKMVREKMTTQDIETVTPQSLLNTRPLNALIQDFFGSGQLSQFMDQSNPLAELTHKRRISALGPGGLSRERAGFEVRDVHDSHYGRICPIETPEGPNIGLIGSLATYAKINKYGFIETPYVKVENGVALVDDVRYLAADEEDGLFIAQADTKLDKNNKLQGLVVCRYGHEIVEIEPERVNYMDVSPKQVVSVSAGLIPFLEHDDANRALMGSNMQRQAVPLLKSEAPFIGTGLERKVAVDSGAVVTTKVSGKVTYVDGKKIIIEDKDKKEHIYRLLNYERSNQSMCLHQTPLVDLGDKVKAGDIIADGPATKLGDLSLGRNILMGFMPWEGYNYEDAILISDRLRKDDVFTSIHIEEYEIDARTTKLGDEEITREIPNVSESALRNLDENGVIMIGSEVGPGDILVGKTAPKGETEPPAEEKLLRAIFGEKARDVRDTSLTMPHGSKGVVVDILELSRENGDELKAGVNKSIRVLVAEKRKITVGDKMSGRHGNKGVVSRVLPAEDMPFLEDGTHLDVVLNPLGVPSRMNIGQVLEVHLGMAMRTLNGGTCIATPVFDGATEEQVKDYLEKQGYPRTGKVTLYDGRTGEKFDNKVTVGIMYMLKLHHLVEDKMHARAIGPYSLVTQQPLGGKAQFGGQRLGEMEVWALEAYGASNILQEMLTVKSDDITGRTKTYEAIIKGEAMPESDLPESFKVLLKEFQALALDIELCDEEDNVINVDEEIGIEETPTEYSPQYEIEMTGLHEIDEDAEDFEE; encoded by the coding sequence GTGCAAAAACTCATTGAAAGACTTGATTTTGGAAAAATAAAAGCTAGAGGTGAAATGCCTCATTTTCTTGAATTCCAATTAAATTCTTATGAAGATTTTTTACAAACTAATATGTCACCTAACAAAAGGGAAGAAAAAGGATTTGAATTAGCATTCAAAGAGATATTCCCAATAGAATCTTCAAATGGAGATGTAAGGCTAGAATATATAGGATATGAATTACATGAAGCAGAAGCACCATTGAATGATGAGCTTGAATGTAAAAAAAGAGGAAAAACATATTCTAATTCATTGAAAGTTAGATTAAGACTTATAAACAAAAAAATGGGAAATGAAATCCAAGAATCTTTGGTGTATTTTGGAGAAGTTCCTAAAATGACTGATAGAGCAACATTCATAATAAATGGAGCAGAAAGAGTTGTTGTATCTCAATTACACAGATCACCAGGTGTATCTTTTAGTAAGGAAGTTAATACTCAAACAGGTAAAGATTTATTTTCTGGAAAGATAATTCCATACAAAGGGACTTGGTTAGAGTTTGAAACTGATAAGAATGATTTTTTAAGTGTAAAAATAGATAGAAAGAAAAAAGTTCTAGCAACTGTATTTTTAAAAGCAGTAGATTTCTTTAAGGACAATAATGAAATTAGAGATTATTTCTTAGAAGTAAAAGAGTTGAAATTGAAAGCTCTTTATAAGAAATATTCAAAAGAACCAGAAGAATTATTAAATGTATTAAAACAAGAATTAGATGGTTCAATAGTTAAAGAAGATATACTGGATGAAGAAACAGGAGAGTTTATTGCAGAAGCAGAAGCTTTCATAAATGAAGAAGTAATAAATAAACTGATAGAAAACAAGGTAGATAAAATATCTTATTGGTATGTAGGACCTGAAAGTAAATTAGTTGCAAATACTTTAATGAATGATACAACTTTAACAGAAGATGAAGCTGTTGTAGAAGTATTTAAAAAATTAAGACCAGGAGATCAAGTAACAGTTGATTCTGCTAGAAGTTTGATAAGACAAATGTTCTTTAACCCACAAAGATATGATTTAGAACCTGTGGGAAGATATAAGATGAACAAAAGATTAAAACTTGATGTTCCAGAAGAACAAATTTCATTGACAAAAGAAGATGTTTTAGGAACTATTAAGTATGTTATAGAACTTAATAATGGTGAACAAAATGTTCATACTGATGATATAGATAATTTATCAAATAGACGTATTAGAGGAGTAGGAGAATTACTTCTTATGCAAATTAAAACAGGACTTGCTAAGATGAATAAAATGGTTAGAGAAAAAATGACTACTCAAGATATAGAAACAGTAACTCCTCAATCATTGTTAAATACTAGACCATTAAATGCTTTAATTCAAGATTTCTTTGGTTCAGGACAATTATCACAATTTATGGACCAATCAAATCCACTTGCTGAGTTAACTCACAAGAGAAGAATATCTGCCTTAGGACCTGGTGGACTTTCAAGAGAAAGAGCAGGATTCGAAGTAAGAGATGTTCACGATTCTCACTATGGAAGAATCTGTCCAATAGAAACACCAGAAGGACCAAACATTGGACTTATTGGGTCGCTTGCTACTTATGCTAAGATTAATAAATATGGATTTATTGAAACTCCTTATGTAAAAGTAGAAAATGGAGTAGCATTAGTTGATGATGTTCGTTATCTTGCTGCTGATGAAGAAGATGGATTATTTATAGCCCAAGCGGATACTAAACTTGATAAAAATAATAAATTACAAGGTTTAGTAGTTTGTAGATATGGACATGAAATTGTTGAAATAGAACCTGAAAGAGTAAATTATATGGATGTTTCTCCTAAACAAGTTGTATCTGTATCAGCAGGGTTAATACCATTTTTAGAACACGATGATGCCAACAGAGCATTGATGGGATCAAACATGCAAAGACAAGCTGTACCTTTATTAAAATCAGAAGCTCCTTTCATAGGAACAGGGCTTGAGAGAAAAGTTGCAGTAGACTCAGGTGCAGTAGTAACTACAAAAGTATCAGGAAAAGTTACTTATGTAGATGGTAAAAAAATAATAATTGAAGATAAAGATAAAAAAGAACATATATACAGACTTTTAAACTATGAAAGATCTAACCAATCAATGTGTTTACATCAAACACCTTTGGTAGATTTAGGAGATAAAGTAAAAGCTGGAGATATAATTGCAGATGGACCTGCTACAAAGCTAGGAGATTTATCATTAGGAAGAAATATTCTTATGGGATTTATGCCATGGGAAGGATATAACTATGAAGATGCGATTTTAATATCTGATAGACTTAGAAAAGATGATGTATTCACATCTATACATATTGAAGAATATGAGATTGATGCAAGAACTACAAAATTAGGTGATGAAGAAATTACAAGAGAAATTCCTAATGTATCAGAAAGTGCCTTAAGAAACCTAGATGAAAATGGTGTAATTATGATAGGTTCAGAAGTAGGACCGGGAGATATATTAGTTGGTAAGACTGCACCTAAGGGAGAAACAGAACCACCTGCTGAAGAAAAACTTTTAAGAGCTATATTTGGAGAAAAAGCAAGAGATGTAAGAGATACATCACTTACTATGCCTCATGGCTCTAAGGGAGTTGTTGTTGATATTCTTGAACTTTCAAGAGAAAATGGAGATGAATTAAAGGCAGGAGTAAATAAATCTATAAGAGTTTTAGTTGCTGAAAAACGTAAAATAACTGTTGGGGATAAGATGTCAGGAAGGCATGGAAACAAAGGGGTTGTTTCAAGAGTATTACCAGCAGAGGATATGCCTTTCTTAGAAGATGGAACTCACTTAGATGTTGTATTAAACCCTCTTGGAGTACCTTCTCGTATGAATATAGGACAAGTTCTTGAAGTACACTTAGGTATGGCAATGAGAACTTTAAATGGTGGAACTTGTATAGCTACACCAGTATTTGATGGTGCAACAGAAGAACAAGTAAAAGATTATCTTGAAAAACAAGGATATCCAAGAACAGGAAAAGTAACTTTATATGATGGAAGAACAGGAGAAAAGTTTGATAATAAAGTTACAGTTGGAATAATGTATATGCTAAAATTACATCACCTTGTTGAGGATAAAATGCATGCTAGAGCAATAGGACCTTATTCATTGGTAACTCAACAACCACTTGGAGGTAAGGCACAATTTGGTGGACAAAGACTTGGGGAAATGGAAGTTTGGGCATTGGAAGCTTATGGAGCATCTAATATACTTCAAGAAATGTTAACTGTAAAATCAGACGATATTACAGGAAGAACTAAAACTTATGAAGCTATAATCAAAGGTGAAGCTATGCCAGAATCAGATTTACCAGAATCTTTTAAAGTTCTTTTAAAAGAATTCCAAGCATTAGCACTAGATATAGAATTATGTGATGAAGAAGACAATGTTATAAATGTTGATGAAGAAATAGGAATTGAAGAGACTCCAACAGAATACTCACCACAATATGAAATAGAAATGACTGGGCTTCATGAAATAGATGAAGATGCGGAAGATTTTGAAGAGTAA
- a CDS encoding YicC/YloC family endoribonuclease has translation MRSMTGYSKLNYEDENYVINMEIKSVNNKNLATKIKLPYNLNLLESFIRAEIASFISRGSIDFRIEFENKNESLKNLKYDEKLAKSCMDILNKIEEDFNDKFSNKLDFLVRNFGVISQKDLDTDEEKYKEIIDLKLKELLQNFIKTKVEEGNRLRVFFKEQLSILKSKLEQVKKLRPQVVENYKQRLLNNINSIKADINFNEEDILKEVLLFSDRVDITEEISRLESHFKQLEHEFETDEISQGKKIEFIFQEVFREFNTMGVKSNMYEISKLVVESKNELEKMREQIMNIE, from the coding sequence ATGAGAAGTATGACAGGTTATTCCAAGTTAAATTATGAAGATGAAAACTATGTAATTAATATGGAAATAAAAAGTGTGAATAATAAAAATTTAGCCACTAAAATCAAACTTCCATATAATTTAAACCTACTTGAAAGTTTTATAAGAGCAGAAATTGCCTCTTTTATAAGTAGAGGTTCTATTGATTTTAGAATTGAATTTGAAAATAAAAATGAAAGTCTTAAAAATTTAAAATATGATGAGAAACTAGCAAAATCTTGTATGGATATTTTGAATAAAATAGAAGAAGATTTTAATGATAAATTTTCAAATAAATTGGATTTCCTAGTTAGAAATTTTGGAGTTATTTCACAAAAAGATTTAGATACAGATGAAGAAAAATATAAAGAAATTATAGATTTAAAACTTAAAGAATTACTTCAAAATTTTATTAAAACTAAGGTTGAAGAAGGAAATAGATTGAGGGTTTTCTTTAAAGAACAATTAAGTATTTTAAAATCAAAATTAGAACAAGTGAAAAAATTAAGACCACAGGTTGTAGAAAACTATAAACAAAGATTACTAAATAATATAAATTCTATTAAAGCTGATATAAATTTTAATGAAGAAGATATTTTAAAGGAAGTTTTATTATTTAGTGATAGAGTGGATATAACAGAAGAAATATCAAGGTTAGAAAGTCATTTCAAACAATTAGAACATGAGTTTGAAACAGATGAAATCTCTCAGGGGAAGAAAATAGAATTTATTTTCCAAGAAGTATTTAGAGAATTTAATACTATGGGAGTAAAATCAAATATGTATGAAATATCTAAATTGGTTGTTGAAAGTAAAAATGAATTAGAAAAGATGAGAGAACAGATAATGAATATTGAATAA
- the gmk gene encoding guanylate kinase yields the protein MSLGALYVVSGPSGAGKSTVCKLVRERLGINLSISATSRKPRNGEQEGVDYFFITAEEFERKIKNDDFLEYANVHGNYYGTLKSEVEERLKRGEKVLLEIDVQGGVQVKNKFPEANLIFFKTANKEELEKRLRGRNTDSEEVIQARLKNSLKELEYESKYDRVIINNEIEQACNDLISIIENGVK from the coding sequence ATGTCTTTAGGAGCTTTATATGTTGTTTCTGGTCCTAGTGGAGCAGGAAAATCAACAGTTTGCAAATTAGTAAGAGAAAGGCTTGGGATAAATTTATCTATATCTGCCACAAGTAGAAAGCCTAGAAATGGTGAACAAGAAGGAGTTGACTATTTCTTTATAACAGCTGAAGAGTTTGAAAGAAAGATAAAAAATGATGATTTCTTAGAATATGCAAATGTTCATGGAAATTATTATGGTACTTTAAAATCTGAAGTTGAAGAAAGATTAAAAAGAGGCGAAAAAGTATTATTGGAAATTGATGTTCAGGGAGGAGTTCAAGTGAAGAACAAATTTCCTGAGGCAAATTTGATATTTTTTAAAACAGCTAATAAAGAAGAATTAGAAAAAAGACTTAGAGGAAGAAATACAGATAGTGAAGAAGTAATACAAGCAAGACTTAAAAATTCGTTAAAAGAGCTTGAGTATGAAAGTAAATATGATAGAGTTATAATAAATAATGAAATTGAACAAGCTTGTAATGATTTAATAAGTATAATTGAAAATGGAGTGAAATAA
- a CDS encoding DNA-directed RNA polymerase subunit omega, with the protein MKKDITYDELLTKIPNKYILTIVGGERARERAKERMERGGEPLPLTKYDKKDTEMKKVFKEILAGKVGYEKEEE; encoded by the coding sequence ATGAAAAAAGATATCACCTATGATGAACTATTGACTAAAATACCAAATAAATATATTCTTACAATAGTTGGTGGAGAAAGAGCAAGAGAAAGAGCAAAAGAAAGAATGGAAAGAGGTGGAGAACCTCTACCACTTACAAAATATGATAAGAAAGATACTGAAATGAAAAAAGTATTCAAAGAAATATTAGCTGGAAAGGTTGGCTATGAAAAAGAAGAAGAATAG
- a CDS encoding FAD:protein FMN transferase yields the protein MKKKKNRFIVFILLILSIFLISCGKELEKIEESKFLFGTYIKIIVYSDNKEKAMDSIEKAFNEIQRIDEKYNSKSEGSLIYKLNNSSNKTIKFDEEGVKLFEGVKKAYELSGHKYDITIAPLLELWGFTDETIELPDLKLPTKEEIEFTKTFIGFDKVKISDDGTLTMGSPVREIDTGSFLKGYAISRAKEVLKNEGIKSAFITSISSIDLIGTKPDNKPWKIGLQNPENPADMIGIVPLKDRAMGVSGDYQTYVEIDGEMYHHILDKDTGYPVKDKKMVVVLCDNAFDADLLSTTFFLMPIDEVISYVDGRKDLDVLIVDKDMNIITSKNFKYEEIKK from the coding sequence ATGAAAAAGAAGAAGAATAGATTTATAGTCTTTATCTTATTGATTTTAAGTATATTTTTGATTTCTTGTGGAAAAGAATTAGAGAAAATTGAAGAATCTAAATTCTTATTTGGGACTTACATAAAAATAATAGTGTATAGTGACAATAAAGAAAAAGCTATGGACTCTATTGAAAAAGCCTTTAATGAAATTCAAAGAATAGATGAAAAATATAATAGTAAATCTGAAGGTAGCTTGATTTATAAACTGAATAATTCCAGTAATAAGACCATAAAGTTTGATGAAGAAGGAGTAAAATTATTTGAGGGTGTAAAAAAAGCTTATGAACTATCAGGACATAAATATGATATAACTATTGCACCACTTTTGGAATTATGGGGTTTTACTGATGAAACAATAGAACTTCCAGATTTAAAACTTCCAACAAAGGAGGAAATAGAATTTACTAAAACTTTTATAGGTTTTGATAAAGTAAAAATTTCTGATGATGGAACTCTTACAATGGGAAGTCCAGTTAGAGAAATTGATACAGGTTCTTTTTTGAAGGGTTATGCAATTTCAAGGGCAAAAGAAGTTTTAAAGAATGAAGGCATAAAAAGTGCTTTTATAACTTCAATTTCAAGTATAGATTTAATAGGGACAAAACCAGATAATAAACCTTGGAAGATAGGATTACAAAATCCTGAGAATCCTGCTGATATGATAGGAATAGTTCCTTTAAAAGATAGAGCTATGGGTGTATCAGGAGATTACCAAACTTATGTTGAAATAGATGGAGAAATGTACCACCATATTTTAGATAAAGATACAGGTTATCCTGTCAAAGACAAAAAAATGGTAGTGGTATTGTGTGATAATGCTTTTGATGCAGATTTACTTTCAACAACTTTCTTTTTAATGCCAATAGATGAGGTAATAAGCTATGTTGATGGTAGAAAAGATTTAGATGTATTAATAGTAGATAAAGATATGAATATTATCACAAGTAAAAATTTTAAGTATGAAGAAATAAAAAAATAA
- the rpoC gene encoding DNA-directed RNA polymerase subunit beta' translates to MGIRNFEKIRIKLASPEKILEWSHGEVTKPETINYRTLNPERDGLFCEIIFGPTKDWECSCGKYKRMRYKGLVCEKCGVEVTRAKVRRERMGHITLASPVSHIWYSKGSPNKMSLIIGISSKELESVLYFARYIVTSSQESTVEVGKILTEKEYKLLKQLYGNKFEAYMGADGILKLLTAIDLEKLRDELENELAEANSAQKRKKLVKRLKIVRDFIASGNRPEWMILTNVPVIPAELRPMVQLDGGRFATSDLNDLYRRVINRNNRLKKLLEIRAPEIVVKNEKRMLQEAVDALIDNGRRGKPVVAQNNRELKSLSDMLKGKQGRFRQNLLGKRVDYSARSVIVVGPSLKMNQCGIPKKMALELYKPFIMRELVRRELANNIKMAKKLVEESDDKVWAVIEDVIADHPVLLNRAPTLHRLSIQAFQPVLIEGKAIRLHPLVCSAFNADFDGDQMAVHLTLSPESMMEAKLLMFAPNNIISPSSGEPIAVPSQDMVMGCFYMTKERPGEKGEGKLFSNIEQVITAYQNDKVGTHALIKVRMNGELIETTPGRVLFNEILPEIDRNYHKTYGKKEIKSLIKSLYEAHGFTETAELINRVKNFGYHYGTFAGVSVGIEDLEVPPKKKSLLNQADKEVAQIDKDYKSGKIINEERYRKTIEVWSRTTEAVTDAMMKNLDEFNPVYMMATSGARGNVSQMRQLAGMRGNMADTQGRTIEVPIKANFREGLTVLEFFMSSHGARKGLADTALRTADSGYLTRRLVDISHEVIVNEEDCHTHEGIEVEALVGANGKIIEKLSERINGRVLAEDLVHKGKKIAKRNTMIHKDLLDKIEELGIKKVKIRSPLTCALEKGVCQKCYGMDLSNYNEILLGEAVGVVAAQSIGEPGTQLTMRTFHTGGVAGAATVVNSKKAENDGEVSFRDIKTIEINGEDVVVSQGGKIIIADNEHEVDSGSVIRVTEGQKVKEGDVLVTFDPYHIPIISSHDGKVQYRHFTPKNIRDEKYDVHEYLVVRSVDSVDSEPRVHILDKKNEKLATYNIPYGAYMMVRDGAKVKKGDIIAKIIKLGEGTKDITGGLPRVQELFEARNPKGKATLAEIDGRIEILTTKKKQMRVVNVRSLENPEEFKEYLIPMGERLVVTDGLKIKAGDKITEGAISPYDVLNIKGLVAAEQFILESVQQVYRDQGVTVNDKHIEIIVKQMFRKVRIIDSGASLFLEDEVIEKRVVDLENKKLEEQGKALIKYEPVIQGITKAAVNTGSFISAASFQETTKVLSNAAIEGKVDYLEGLKENVILGKKIPAGTGFNKYKSIKVRYNTDDKPEEE, encoded by the coding sequence ATGGGAATAAGAAATTTTGAAAAAATTAGAATAAAATTAGCATCTCCTGAAAAAATATTAGAATGGTCTCATGGGGAAGTAACAAAGCCTGAAACTATAAATTATAGAACACTTAATCCTGAAAGAGATGGATTATTCTGTGAAATAATATTTGGACCAACAAAAGATTGGGAATGTTCTTGTGGAAAATATAAGAGAATGAGATATAAAGGCTTAGTTTGTGAAAAATGTGGAGTTGAAGTAACAAGAGCTAAAGTTAGAAGAGAAAGAATGGGACATATAACTTTAGCATCTCCTGTTTCTCATATTTGGTATTCAAAAGGAAGCCCAAATAAGATGTCTCTAATTATAGGTATCTCATCAAAAGAATTGGAATCAGTTTTATATTTTGCAAGATATATAGTAACTTCTAGTCAAGAATCGACTGTTGAAGTTGGAAAAATATTGACAGAAAAAGAATACAAATTATTAAAACAACTATATGGAAATAAGTTTGAAGCATATATGGGAGCAGATGGAATTTTAAAACTGCTTACAGCTATTGATTTAGAAAAACTAAGAGATGAATTAGAAAATGAATTAGCAGAAGCTAATTCTGCTCAAAAAAGAAAAAAACTTGTAAAAAGATTAAAAATAGTTAGAGATTTTATAGCTTCTGGAAATAGACCTGAATGGATGATACTTACAAATGTTCCTGTAATTCCAGCAGAACTTAGACCAATGGTTCAACTTGATGGTGGAAGATTTGCAACTTCAGATTTAAATGATTTATATAGAAGAGTTATCAATAGAAATAATAGACTTAAAAAATTATTAGAAATAAGAGCTCCAGAAATTGTGGTAAAAAATGAAAAAAGAATGCTACAAGAAGCAGTAGACGCTCTTATTGACAATGGTAGAAGAGGTAAACCAGTAGTTGCTCAAAATAATAGAGAATTAAAATCTTTATCTGATATGTTAAAAGGAAAACAAGGAAGATTTAGACAAAACTTACTAGGAAAAAGAGTTGATTATTCAGCAAGATCGGTTATAGTTGTTGGACCATCTTTAAAGATGAATCAATGTGGTATACCTAAGAAAATGGCTCTTGAATTATATAAACCATTTATAATGAGAGAATTAGTAAGAAGAGAGTTAGCTAACAATATAAAAATGGCTAAAAAATTAGTTGAAGAATCTGATGATAAAGTTTGGGCAGTAATAGAAGATGTTATTGCAGATCACCCTGTACTTTTGAACAGAGCCCCTACATTACATAGATTATCAATACAAGCATTCCAACCTGTATTGATAGAAGGGAAAGCTATAAGATTACATCCACTTGTTTGTTCTGCCTTCAATGCTGACTTTGATGGAGACCAAATGGCTGTACACTTAACTTTATCTCCTGAATCAATGATGGAAGCTAAGCTTTTAATGTTTGCTCCTAATAATATTATTTCTCCATCTAGTGGGGAACCTATTGCAGTCCCATCTCAAGATATGGTAATGGGATGTTTCTATATGACAAAAGAAAGACCAGGAGAAAAGGGAGAAGGTAAACTATTCTCTAATATAGAACAAGTTATTACTGCTTATCAAAATGATAAAGTAGGAACTCATGCTCTAATAAAAGTTAGAATGAATGGAGAATTAATTGAAACAACTCCTGGAAGAGTATTATTTAATGAAATTTTACCAGAAATAGATAGAAATTATCATAAAACTTATGGTAAAAAAGAAATAAAATCTTTAATTAAATCTTTGTATGAAGCACATGGTTTTACTGAAACAGCAGAACTTATCAATAGAGTTAAAAACTTTGGATATCATTATGGTACCTTTGCAGGAGTTTCAGTAGGAATTGAAGATTTAGAAGTTCCACCTAAAAAGAAATCTTTATTAAATCAAGCAGATAAAGAAGTTGCTCAAATAGACAAAGATTACAAATCTGGAAAAATTATAAACGAAGAAAGATATAGAAAAACAATAGAAGTATGGTCAAGAACAACTGAAGCAGTTACTGATGCAATGATGAAAAACTTGGATGAATTTAACCCAGTTTATATGATGGCAACATCAGGAGCCAGAGGTAATGTAAGTCAAATGAGACAATTAGCTGGAATGAGAGGAAACATGGCAGATACACAAGGTAGAACCATAGAAGTTCCTATAAAAGCTAATTTCAGAGAAGGACTAACAGTATTGGAATTCTTTATGTCTTCACATGGAGCAAGAAAAGGTCTTGCCGATACAGCACTAAGAACTGCCGATTCAGGATATTTAACAAGAAGACTTGTTGATATTTCTCATGAAGTTATAGTAAATGAAGAAGATTGTCATACTCATGAAGGAATAGAAGTTGAAGCACTTGTTGGAGCAAATGGTAAGATAATTGAAAAATTAAGTGAAAGAATTAATGGTAGAGTTTTAGCAGAAGACCTTGTTCATAAAGGAAAGAAAATTGCTAAAAGAAATACTATGATTCATAAAGATTTATTAGATAAAATTGAAGAATTAGGAATTAAAAAAGTAAAAATAAGATCTCCTTTAACTTGTGCATTAGAAAAGGGAGTTTGTCAAAAATGTTATGGTATGGACTTATCAAACTATAATGAAATATTACTAGGAGAAGCTGTTGGAGTAGTTGCTGCTCAATCAATAGGAGAACCAGGTACACAGCTTACAATGAGAACTTTCCATACAGGAGGAGTTGCTGGAGCTGCGACTGTTGTAAATTCTAAAAAAGCAGAAAATGATGGAGAAGTTTCATTTAGAGATATTAAAACTATTGAAATCAATGGAGAAGATGTAGTTGTTAGCCAAGGTGGAAAAATTATTATAGCAGACAATGAACATGAAGTGGATTCAGGTTCAGTAATAAGAGTAACAGAAGGACAAAAAGTAAAAGAAGGAGATGTACTTGTTACATTTGACCCTTACCATATTCCTATAATCTCATCTCATGATGGAAAAGTACAATATAGACATTTTACTCCTAAAAATATAAGAGATGAAAAATATGATGTTCATGAATATCTAGTTGTAAGATCTGTTGATAGTGTTGACTCAGAACCAAGAGTACATATACTTGATAAGAAAAATGAAAAATTAGCTACTTATAATATTCCTTATGGAGCATATATGATGGTAAGAGATGGAGCTAAAGTAAAAAAAGGTGATATCATAGCTAAGATTATCAAATTAGGAGAAGGTACTAAGGATATTACTGGTGGTCTTCCAAGAGTACAAGAATTATTTGAAGCAAGAAATCCAAAAGGAAAAGCAACACTTGCAGAAATAGATGGAAGAATAGAAATACTAACAACTAAGAAAAAACAAATGCGTGTCGTTAATGTTAGATCATTAGAAAATCCAGAAGAATTTAAAGAATATTTAATTCCTATGGGAGAACGTCTAGTTGTTACTGATGGATTAAAAATAAAAGCAGGAGATAAGATAACAGAAGGAGCTATTTCTCCTTATGATGTATTGAATATCAAAGGGCTTGTAGCAGCTGAACAATTTATACTTGAATCTGTACAACAAGTATATAGAGATCAAGGGGTTACAGTTAATGATAAACATATAGAAATTATTGTTAAGCAAATGTTTAGAAAAGTTAGAATTATTGACTCTGGTGCATCTCTATTCCTTGAAGATGAAGTTATAGAAAAGAGAGTTGTAGATCTTGAAAACAAGAAATTGGAAGAACAAGGAAAAGCACTTATTAAATATGAACCAGTTATACAAGGTATTACAAAGGCTGCAGTAAATACTGGAAGCTTTATATCTGCTGCTTCATTCCAAGAAACAACAAAAGTATTATCAAACGCTGCTATTGAAGGAAAGGTTGATTACCTAGAAGGATTGAAAGAAAATGTAATTTTAGGTAAGAAGATTCCAGCAGGAACAGGATTTAATAAGTATAAGTCTATAAAAGTTAGATATAATACTGATGATAAACCAGAAGAGGAATAA
- the rplL gene encoding 50S ribosomal protein L7/L12 gives MAFNKEQFIADLEAMTVLELKELVSALEEHFGVTAAAPVAVAAAGGATEAAEEKTEFDVVLKSAGGNKIAVIKEVRAITGLGLKEAKDLVDNGGVIKEAAPKDEANAIKEKLTAAGAEVEVK, from the coding sequence ATGGCATTTAATAAAGAACAATTTATAGCTGATTTAGAAGCTATGACAGTATTAGAATTAAAAGAATTAGTATCTGCACTAGAAGAACACTTTGGAGTAACTGCTGCTGCACCAGTAGCTGTAGCTGCTGCTGGAGGAGCAACAGAAGCTGCTGAAGAAAAAACTGAATTTGATGTAGTATTAAAGAGTGCTGGTGGAAACAAAATAGCTGTAATTAAAGAAGTTAGAGCTATCACTGGATTAGGATTAAAAGAAGCTAAAGACTTAGTTGATAATGGTGGAGTAATTAAAGAAGCTGCACCAAAAGATGAAGCTAATGCAATAAAAGAAAAATTAACTGCTGCTGGAGCAGAAGTAGAAGTAAAATAG